One Pirellulaceae bacterium DNA segment encodes these proteins:
- a CDS encoding GNAT family N-acetyltransferase yields the protein MISYRPFLNCDPPAVCQLWRQHANVIGVMHPMSVMLLESFVLSKPYFDRNGLILALDDGKPVGFVHAGFGPTTHRDQLSTDIGTTCMLVVPEHAERERIQSELLQHSESYLRGKGAIELRAGGAYPNSPFYLGLYGGSELPGILSGDPQGSQCFRQAGYEEIERYQIFQRSITQFRPPIDRSMIQLRRQLKVRLIFETNASSWWDACIFGPSDRIFFQLEAKRGGTPVGTVTFWDMGPLSTRFPSSAMGMTGLLIEDEHRGKGFESFLISECLQHLAKSNITIVQTQTKSSDSASHDALQKLGFEQLDHGILFGK from the coding sequence TTGATTAGCTATCGCCCTTTCTTGAATTGTGATCCACCTGCTGTTTGCCAACTGTGGCGACAGCATGCCAACGTGATCGGTGTGATGCACCCGATGTCGGTAATGCTGTTGGAATCTTTTGTTCTCTCGAAACCGTATTTTGATCGCAACGGTCTGATCTTGGCATTGGATGATGGGAAACCGGTTGGCTTCGTACATGCTGGATTCGGTCCAACCACTCATCGCGATCAACTCTCAACGGATATCGGTACTACTTGCATGCTTGTTGTGCCCGAACATGCCGAACGAGAGCGTATCCAAAGCGAGTTGCTCCAACACAGCGAGAGTTATCTGCGTGGAAAAGGCGCGATTGAGTTACGAGCGGGAGGTGCTTATCCGAACAGCCCGTTCTATCTTGGCTTGTACGGTGGCAGCGAGTTGCCCGGCATCTTATCAGGGGATCCGCAAGGAAGTCAGTGTTTTCGACAAGCCGGTTACGAGGAGATCGAACGCTACCAGATCTTTCAGCGATCCATCACTCAGTTTCGCCCCCCCATTGATCGATCAATGATTCAATTGCGACGTCAATTAAAAGTCAGGCTTATTTTTGAAACCAATGCTTCCTCCTGGTGGGACGCCTGCATTTTTGGTCCGTCAGATCGGATTTTTTTCCAACTGGAAGCCAAGCGTGGCGGGACACCGGTCGGAACAGTCACCTTTTGGGACATGGGACCACTCTCCACACGTTTCCCAAGTTCAGCAATGGGGATGACCGGTTTGTTGATTGAAGATGAACACCGCGGCAAAGGATTCGAAAGTTTCTTGATTTCCGAATGCTTACAGCATTTGGCAAAATCCAACATCACGATCGTTCAGACGCAGACCAAGTCAAGCGATTCGGCGAGTCACGACGCCCTGCAAAAACTCGGCTTCGAACAGCTTGACCATGGCATTCTTTTCGGCAAATGA
- the ispG gene encoding (E)-4-hydroxy-3-methylbut-2-enyl-diphosphate synthase, whose product MSIQRHATRAVKIGSATIGAGNQIAIQSMTATHTQDVDATVAQVRALHEAGADVVRIAVDSRRDAEALAEIRKQTEANLSVDLQENYRLAEHVAPHVDKIRYNPGHLYHHEKERPWQDKVRYLANVAAGNDCAMRVGVNCGSVDPAKLERYEEGDSISPMLESAWEHCELLDQIGYTRYCVSLKDSDPQKVIEVNRLFAEKRADVPLHLGVTEAGLPPDGVIKTRIAFEQLISRGIGDTVRVSLTVPNDRKVEEIEAGRQILSDIAAGRVRSVVNFGVDTLNIIACPSCSRVENEAFIELAAKVKQMSQYAQDHAITIAVMGCRVNGPGETDDADLGLWCGPSYVNLKRGPESIGAYPYDEILDRLKLELDQLIESRSE is encoded by the coding sequence GTGAGCATACAAAGACACGCGACTCGGGCTGTAAAGATTGGTTCGGCAACCATCGGTGCCGGCAATCAGATTGCCATTCAGAGCATGACCGCCACCCACACACAGGATGTAGACGCGACGGTTGCCCAGGTCCGAGCACTCCATGAGGCGGGTGCCGATGTGGTACGAATTGCTGTCGACAGTCGGCGGGATGCCGAAGCTTTAGCGGAGATTCGCAAGCAGACGGAGGCGAATTTATCGGTCGATTTGCAGGAAAACTATCGTTTAGCCGAGCACGTAGCTCCCCATGTGGACAAGATTCGCTACAACCCGGGCCATTTGTATCACCACGAGAAAGAGCGTCCCTGGCAAGACAAAGTCCGATATCTCGCGAATGTTGCCGCGGGAAACGATTGTGCGATGCGCGTGGGGGTGAATTGTGGCAGCGTCGACCCGGCCAAACTGGAACGTTACGAAGAAGGTGATTCGATTTCCCCCATGCTCGAAAGTGCCTGGGAGCACTGTGAGTTGCTCGATCAAATTGGTTACACCCGATATTGCGTGTCGCTCAAAGATTCTGATCCCCAGAAAGTCATCGAAGTCAATCGCTTGTTCGCAGAAAAGCGAGCTGATGTCCCACTGCATTTAGGAGTGACGGAAGCAGGTTTGCCACCGGATGGGGTGATTAAGACACGGATTGCTTTTGAACAGTTGATCAGCCGCGGGATCGGAGACACGGTTCGTGTTTCACTCACGGTCCCCAACGATCGCAAGGTCGAGGAGATTGAAGCAGGCCGACAGATTCTCAGTGATATTGCGGCGGGTCGAGTTCGGTCGGTGGTGAACTTCGGAGTGGACACGCTCAACATCATTGCCTGTCCAAGTTGTTCCCGGGTTGAAAACGAAGCCTTCATTGAATTGGCGGCCAAGGTCAAGCAGATGAGCCAGTATGCTCAGGATCATGCCATCACCATCGCCGTGATGGGCTGCCGGGTGAATGGACCGGGTGAGACCGATGATGCCGATCTGGGGCTGTGGTGTGGTCCGAGCTACGTCAATCTCAAACGCGGACCAGAATCTATCGGAGCTTATCCGTACGATGAGATTCTTGATCGGCTCAAATTGGAGTTGGATCAGTTGATTGAAAGCCGATCCGAATGA